A DNA window from Agrobacterium vaccinii contains the following coding sequences:
- a CDS encoding DUF2160 domain-containing protein — MNFSWMAWTLPTALFFLTILLLLIGMAVWEYISPGGNPRVGILRFETTRGDRLFVSLLGSAFIHLGWLGLVGPGLWWALALSVVYAIGVFRFV; from the coding sequence ATGAATTTTTCCTGGATGGCATGGACGCTGCCAACGGCGCTGTTTTTTTTGACCATATTGCTGCTGCTGATCGGCATGGCGGTTTGGGAATATATCTCGCCCGGCGGCAATCCGCGCGTTGGAATCCTACGCTTCGAGACGACACGTGGCGACCGGTTGTTCGTGTCGCTGCTCGGCTCCGCATTCATCCACCTCGGTTGGCTTGGCCTCGTCGGCCCCGGCCTTTGGTGGGCACTGGCTCTTTCGGTTGTCTATGCGATTGGCGTGTTCCGCTTCGTATAG
- a CDS encoding carbohydrate ABC transporter permease: MSNSKSITRFSFLIPTIYIVFLLLPIYWLVNMSFKENGEILGAFSLWPQNPTLRNYTIIFTDPAWYNGYINSIIYVVMNTVISVAAALPAAYAFSRYRFLGDKHLFFWLLTNRMAPPAVFALPFFQLYSAFGLIDTHIAVAIAHCLFNVPLAVWILEGFMSGVPKEIDETAYIDGYSFPRFFVKIFMPLIASGIGVAAFFCFMFSWVELLLARTLTTTAAKPIAATMTRTVSASGMDWGVLAAAGVLTIIPGALVIYFVRNYIAKGFALGRV, translated from the coding sequence ATGAGCAATTCCAAATCCATCACCCGCTTCTCCTTTTTGATCCCGACGATTTATATCGTGTTCCTGCTGCTGCCAATCTACTGGCTCGTGAATATGAGCTTCAAGGAAAACGGTGAAATCCTTGGTGCCTTTTCGCTCTGGCCGCAAAACCCGACCCTTCGCAATTACACCATCATCTTCACCGATCCGGCCTGGTACAACGGCTACATCAACTCCATCATCTATGTGGTGATGAACACGGTGATCTCGGTCGCCGCCGCGCTGCCCGCCGCCTATGCTTTCTCGCGCTATCGCTTCCTTGGCGACAAGCATCTGTTCTTCTGGCTGCTGACCAACCGCATGGCACCACCCGCCGTATTCGCCCTGCCCTTCTTCCAGCTCTATTCAGCTTTCGGGTTGATCGATACGCATATCGCGGTCGCGATTGCTCACTGCCTGTTCAACGTTCCCTTGGCGGTGTGGATTCTCGAAGGCTTCATGTCCGGCGTTCCCAAGGAAATCGATGAAACCGCCTATATTGACGGCTATTCCTTCCCGCGCTTTTTCGTGAAGATTTTCATGCCCCTGATTGCCAGCGGCATTGGTGTCGCGGCCTTCTTCTGCTTCATGTTCTCATGGGTCGAATTGCTGCTTGCCAGAACGCTGACGACAACCGCCGCCAAGCCGATTGCCGCCACCATGACCCGTACCGTTTCTGCCTCCGGCATGGACTGGGGCGTGCTGGCCGCCGCCGGTGTGCTGACCATCATACCCGGCGCTCTCGTCATCTATTTCGTCCGAAACTACATCGCCAAGGGCTTTGCCCTGGGGAGAGTGTGA
- a CDS encoding carbohydrate ABC transporter permease, producing the protein MEKTFNNKAWFLVIPVLILVAFSAVIPLMTVVNYSVQDTFGNNQFFWAGTDWFVQMLHSPRFWDALMRNLIFSFVILAIQIPLGILIALNMPKTGFGVPVCLVLMALPLLIPWNVVGTIWQVFGRVDIGFLGHYLSMLGIDYNYTQDPVDAWATVIIMDVWHWTSLVVLLCYAGLVSIPDAYYQAARIDGASRWSVFRYIQLPKMKRVLLIAVLLRFMDSFMIYTEPFVVTGGGPGNSTTFLSIDLVKMAVGQFDLGPAAAMSIIYFLIILALSWIFYTVMTNSDEQA; encoded by the coding sequence ATGGAAAAGACGTTCAACAACAAGGCGTGGTTTCTGGTCATCCCGGTTCTGATCCTCGTCGCATTTTCCGCCGTCATTCCACTGATGACGGTCGTGAACTACTCGGTTCAGGATACGTTCGGCAACAACCAGTTCTTCTGGGCGGGAACCGATTGGTTCGTGCAGATGCTGCATTCCCCACGCTTCTGGGATGCGCTGATGCGCAACCTGATTTTCTCCTTCGTCATTCTGGCCATCCAGATACCACTTGGCATTCTCATTGCGCTGAACATGCCGAAAACAGGCTTTGGCGTCCCGGTCTGCCTCGTACTGATGGCGCTGCCGCTTCTCATTCCGTGGAACGTCGTCGGCACCATCTGGCAGGTCTTCGGGCGCGTCGATATCGGCTTTCTCGGCCACTACCTCTCCATGCTCGGCATCGACTACAACTACACGCAGGATCCGGTCGATGCCTGGGCAACCGTCATCATCATGGATGTCTGGCACTGGACGAGCCTCGTTGTACTCCTCTGCTATGCGGGTCTGGTATCGATCCCCGATGCCTATTACCAAGCCGCCCGCATCGATGGCGCATCGCGCTGGTCCGTCTTTCGCTACATCCAGTTGCCGAAGATGAAGCGTGTGTTGCTGATTGCCGTGCTGCTGCGCTTCATGGACAGCTTCATGATCTACACCGAACCCTTCGTCGTCACAGGCGGCGGTCCCGGCAACTCCACCACCTTCCTGTCCATAGACCTCGTGAAAATGGCAGTCGGCCAGTTCGACCTTGGCCCGGCAGCAGCGATGTCGATCATCTACTTCCTGATCATCCTCGCTCTGTCGTGGATTTTCTACACCGTCATGACCAACAGCGACGAACAGGCTTGA
- a CDS encoding ABC transporter ATP-binding protein has translation MARISLDHIRHAYNAKARAANDYALKEVNYEWSDGGAYALLGPSGCGKTTLLNIISGLINPSDGRILFDGKDVTDLPTEQRNIAQVFQFPVIYDTMTVYDNLAFPLRNRGVSEPDVDRRVNEILEMIDLSSWAKRRAHRLTADQKQKISLGRGLVRNDVNAILFDEPLTVIDPHMKWVLRSQLKRLHKQFGFTMVYVTHDQTEAMTFADKVVVMYDGQIVQIGTPAELFERPSHTFVGYFIGSPGMNFMPVSLDGAQAKIGDQHVLLDAAPNVETGAKTELGIRPEFIALGREGMPVTISKVEDIGRQKIVRASFAGHPLTVVVPEDGDIPSEPCVTFDPKAIGIYADSWRVGTGA, from the coding sequence ATGGCACGCATCAGTCTCGATCACATCCGCCACGCCTACAACGCCAAGGCCAGGGCAGCCAATGATTATGCCTTAAAGGAAGTGAATTACGAGTGGAGCGATGGCGGTGCTTACGCGCTGCTCGGCCCATCCGGGTGCGGCAAGACCACCCTGCTCAACATCATTTCCGGCCTCATCAATCCGTCGGATGGCCGCATTCTGTTCGATGGAAAGGACGTGACCGACCTGCCGACGGAACAGCGTAACATTGCGCAGGTGTTCCAGTTTCCGGTCATCTACGACACCATGACCGTCTACGACAATCTGGCCTTTCCGCTGCGCAATCGCGGTGTTTCGGAGCCGGATGTCGACAGGCGCGTCAATGAAATTCTCGAGATGATCGATCTCTCATCCTGGGCCAAGCGCCGCGCGCACCGCCTGACGGCGGACCAGAAACAGAAGATTTCGCTGGGTCGCGGTCTCGTCCGCAACGATGTCAACGCCATTCTCTTCGATGAGCCGCTGACTGTCATCGACCCGCATATGAAGTGGGTGCTGCGCTCGCAACTGAAGCGCCTGCACAAACAGTTCGGCTTTACCATGGTCTATGTCACGCACGACCAGACCGAAGCCATGACCTTCGCAGACAAGGTCGTCGTGATGTATGACGGCCAGATCGTGCAGATCGGCACGCCTGCCGAACTGTTCGAGCGGCCAAGCCACACCTTCGTCGGCTATTTCATCGGCTCTCCCGGCATGAACTTCATGCCTGTGTCACTGGATGGCGCGCAGGCGAAAATAGGCGATCAGCATGTCTTGCTCGACGCGGCGCCAAATGTTGAGACAGGCGCAAAAACGGAACTCGGCATTCGCCCGGAATTCATCGCGCTCGGTCGCGAGGGCATGCCGGTTACCATCAGCAAGGTCGAGGATATCGGTCGCCAAAAGATCGTCCGCGCCAGCTTTGCCGGTCATCCCCTAACGGTGGTGGTGCCTGAGGATGGCGACATCCCGTCTGAACCCTGCGTCACTTTCGATCCCAAGGCAATCGGCATCTACGCCGATAGCTGGCGCGTTGGTACGGGAGCCTGA
- a CDS encoding ABC transporter ATP-binding protein, with amino-acid sequence MLELRNIAKMVGGDYHIYPTNLTLKRGTLNVLLGPTLSGKTSLMRLMAGLDKPTEGQLLFDGANVTGKRVQDRSVAMVYQQFINYPALTVYENIASPMRIAKKDKATIDREVRRAADMLRLTPYLDRTPLNLSGGQQQRTALARAIVKNASLVLLDEPLANLDYKLREELREELPKIFALSGAIFVYATTEPSEALLLGGNTATMHKGHIAQYGATIDLYRNPVDLVSAKTFADPPLNIFALSRSGPSFLHNSQPVFDVPAHLSGIADGPVTVAFHPHHLYPAPTDSGAVKLAAKTLISEIAGSESFIHVDFAGNRWVMLTRGILDIEPDRQIDIYLDTRHLMAFDANGHSLATPQQVAA; translated from the coding sequence ATGCTGGAATTACGCAACATTGCTAAGATGGTGGGTGGTGATTACCACATCTACCCAACCAATCTGACCCTCAAGCGCGGCACGTTGAACGTGCTGCTGGGGCCGACGCTGTCTGGAAAAACATCGCTGATGCGGCTGATGGCCGGTCTAGACAAACCGACCGAGGGCCAGCTGCTGTTCGATGGTGCCAATGTCACCGGCAAGCGCGTGCAAGACCGCAGCGTTGCCATGGTCTACCAGCAGTTCATCAATTACCCGGCGCTCACCGTTTACGAGAACATCGCCTCCCCCATGCGGATTGCCAAAAAGGACAAGGCAACCATAGACCGCGAAGTGCGGCGCGCTGCCGACATGCTGCGGCTGACACCTTATCTCGATCGTACACCGCTTAATCTTTCCGGCGGGCAACAGCAGCGCACGGCCCTTGCTCGCGCTATCGTCAAGAATGCCAGCCTCGTGCTGCTGGATGAGCCGCTTGCCAACCTCGATTACAAGCTGCGTGAGGAGCTGCGCGAAGAACTGCCGAAAATTTTCGCTTTGTCCGGCGCGATCTTCGTTTACGCCACGACCGAGCCATCCGAAGCCCTGCTTCTGGGCGGCAATACCGCCACCATGCATAAGGGGCACATCGCCCAATATGGCGCCACCATCGATCTCTACAGAAACCCTGTCGATCTCGTCTCTGCAAAGACCTTCGCCGACCCGCCACTCAATATCTTCGCGCTGAGCCGTTCCGGTCCTTCGTTTCTGCACAATAGCCAGCCTGTTTTCGACGTACCAGCGCACCTCTCAGGCATTGCCGATGGCCCCGTGACCGTGGCGTTCCATCCGCACCATCTCTATCCGGCGCCCACCGATAGTGGCGCGGTGAAGCTGGCCGCCAAAACGCTGATCTCCGAAATCGCCGGTTCCGAAAGCTTCATTCACGTCGATTTTGCCGGCAATCGCTGGGTCATGCTGACGCGCGGCATTCTGGATATCGAGCCCGACCGCCAGATCGATATCTATCTGGATACACGCCATTTGATGGCGTTCGATGCGAATGGCCACTCGCTTGCCACCCCGCAACAAGTAGCCGCGTGA
- the glpD gene encoding glycerol-3-phosphate dehydrogenase yields the protein MSEQAVRDIFVIGGGINGCGIARDAAGRGYSVTLAEMNDFASGTSSGATKLIHGGLRYLEHYEFRLVREALMEREVLWAMAPHIIWPMRFVLPFHKGGIRPAWLIRLGLFLYDHLGGRKLLPATKSLDMRRDPAGKPLKPLFTKAFEYSDGWVDDARLVVLNARDAADKGADIMSRAKVVSVRREGGLWNVDVKENATGTVKTVQARMLVNASGPWVDNVLSNAAGKNQVHNVRLVQGSHIIVKKKFNDVRAYFFQNPDNRIIFAIPYETDFTLIGTTDRDYTGDPADVKISSEETDYLCNAASEYFAEPVTKDDIVWTYSAVRPLFDDGASSAQEATRDYVLKLENASGEAPLLNVFGGKLTTYRRLAEHALEKVAEAIGDKGKPWTGKSSLPGGDFAATGYEAEVKKLNTKYSFLSERQARRLVRLYGTKANAILGDATSMEALGQHFGGDLYEREVEWLVRQEWARTSDDVLWRRTKQGLHFSKEEAAALDSYMASIAA from the coding sequence GTGAGTGAGCAGGCGGTCCGCGATATTTTCGTGATCGGTGGAGGCATCAATGGCTGCGGAATAGCCCGTGATGCTGCCGGTCGCGGCTATTCGGTGACCCTTGCCGAGATGAATGATTTCGCCTCCGGCACCTCGTCTGGCGCAACCAAACTCATTCACGGCGGTCTTCGCTATCTCGAACATTATGAGTTCCGCCTTGTGCGCGAAGCGCTGATGGAACGCGAAGTGTTGTGGGCCATGGCACCGCACATCATCTGGCCGATGCGCTTCGTTCTGCCGTTCCACAAGGGCGGCATCCGCCCGGCATGGCTTATTCGTCTTGGTCTCTTCCTCTACGACCATCTTGGTGGCCGCAAGCTTCTGCCCGCTACGAAGTCGCTCGACATGCGCCGTGATCCCGCTGGCAAGCCTTTGAAGCCGCTCTTCACCAAGGCCTTCGAATATTCGGATGGTTGGGTAGATGATGCGCGTCTGGTGGTACTGAACGCGCGGGACGCTGCCGACAAAGGCGCCGACATCATGAGCCGCGCAAAGGTGGTTTCGGTTCGTCGCGAAGGCGGGCTTTGGAACGTTGATGTGAAGGAAAACGCGACCGGCACCGTTAAGACCGTGCAGGCGCGCATGCTGGTGAACGCCTCCGGCCCATGGGTGGACAATGTGCTGTCGAATGCGGCGGGCAAAAATCAAGTGCACAATGTGCGGCTGGTTCAGGGCAGCCACATCATCGTGAAAAAGAAGTTCAACGATGTCAGGGCCTACTTCTTCCAGAACCCAGACAACCGCATCATTTTTGCCATTCCCTATGAGACGGATTTCACGCTGATTGGTACCACCGACCGGGATTACACGGGTGACCCGGCGGATGTGAAAATCAGCAGCGAAGAGACAGATTACCTCTGCAACGCCGCCAGTGAATATTTCGCTGAACCGGTAACGAAAGACGATATCGTCTGGACCTATTCGGCGGTTCGCCCGCTGTTTGACGATGGCGCGTCCAGTGCGCAGGAAGCCACGCGCGACTACGTTCTGAAGCTTGAGAATGCTTCCGGTGAAGCACCATTGCTGAACGTCTTCGGCGGCAAGCTGACGACCTACCGCCGCCTGGCGGAACATGCCCTTGAGAAAGTGGCTGAGGCCATTGGCGACAAGGGGAAACCTTGGACTGGAAAAAGCTCGCTTCCGGGCGGTGACTTCGCTGCCACCGGCTACGAGGCCGAAGTTAAAAAGCTCAACACAAAATATAGCTTTCTATCCGAGCGTCAGGCGCGCAGACTGGTGCGTCTTTACGGAACGAAAGCAAATGCGATCCTTGGGGATGCGACCAGCATGGAGGCGCTCGGTCAGCATTTCGGAGGCGATCTTTACGAGCGCGAAGTCGAGTGGCTAGTGCGCCAGGAATGGGCAAGAACCAGCGACGACGTGCTGTGGCGCAGAACGAAGCAGGGCCTGCATTTTTCCAAGGAAGAGGCAGCCGCGCTCGACAGTTACATGGCGTCTATCGCCGCATGA
- a CDS encoding DeoR/GlpR family DNA-binding transcription regulator, producing the protein MFFSSRQIDIIELAKSEGKVSVDDLATRFSVTAQTIRKDLNDLCEARALTRIHGGAIFPSSTENVKYEARRSIAATEKQAIGRAAAGLIPHKSSLFINIGTTTEAVGEALVDHQELMVITNNINVANRLRIFPGIEVVIAGGVVRGTDGGIVGEAAVDFIRQFKVDYAVIGVSAIDKDGALLDYDFREVKVAQAIIANARHVILVSDSSKFDRTAPVRIGHLSQVHTFITDHCPLASVKAICKENDVRLIESERLQPEN; encoded by the coding sequence ATGTTTTTCTCATCGCGCCAGATTGATATCATCGAACTTGCGAAATCCGAAGGCAAGGTCAGCGTGGATGATCTCGCCACGCGATTTTCAGTCACTGCGCAGACCATTCGCAAGGATTTGAACGATCTTTGCGAGGCGCGTGCGCTGACGCGAATTCATGGCGGCGCGATCTTTCCCAGCAGCACCGAAAACGTGAAATATGAAGCCAGACGCTCGATTGCCGCGACGGAAAAACAGGCGATAGGTCGCGCTGCAGCCGGGCTCATTCCCCATAAATCGTCATTATTCATCAACATCGGCACCACCACCGAGGCCGTTGGTGAGGCGCTGGTAGATCACCAAGAACTGATGGTAATTACCAACAATATCAATGTTGCCAATAGGTTACGGATATTTCCCGGTATTGAGGTCGTCATTGCCGGTGGTGTGGTGCGCGGCACGGATGGCGGTATTGTCGGTGAAGCTGCCGTGGATTTCATCCGCCAATTCAAGGTGGACTACGCCGTGATCGGTGTCTCGGCCATCGACAAGGATGGCGCGTTGCTGGATTACGACTTTCGCGAGGTGAAAGTCGCGCAGGCCATCATCGCCAATGCTCGGCATGTTATTCTGGTCTCCGACTCCAGCAAATTCGACCGCACGGCACCGGTGAGAATAGGTCATCTCTCGCAAGTCCACACCTTCATTACGGACCACTGTCCGCTTGCATCCGTCAAAGCCATCTGCAAGGAAAACGACGTTCGGTTGATCGAAAGCGAACGTTTACAGCCTGAAAATTGA
- a CDS encoding peptide ABC transporter substrate-binding protein — translation MNSIKTTTRAAILLGSLLIGASSALAETVLHRGNAGEPQTLDQAQTSINIEAFILKDLYEGLTIYDAAGKIVPGAAESWTLSDDGTVYTFKIRADAKWSDGSPVTAEDFVFSFKRVEDPKTAAKYANILYPIKNAEKLNKGEGKLDDLGIKAVDEKTLEITLERPTPFFLELLAHQTALPVSKASVEKNGADFVKPGVMVSNGAYTLQSHVPNDSLIVVKNPNHWDAANTKIDKVIFYPIDDQAASVRRFEAKEMDLAFNFSADQLERLKKSYGEQVHVSPTLATYYYTFDTREAPYSDVRVRRALSMSVDRDFLAKEIYSGSQVPAYSMVPPGMDSYGEPAKADFASMSQLDREDEALKLMKEAGYGEGAKPLSIEIRYNTNPNHERVATAIADMWKTTFGANVSLVNLDVASHYGYLQEGGKYNVARAGWVADYADAENFLNLSVSSNTTFNYSKFNNAEFDALMKKSYDEKDPAARSKLLHDAEAILMKEQPVAPLLTQADLWLVSNRVKGWEDNAANEHLSRFLSVSE, via the coding sequence ATGAATTCTATAAAAACAACAACGCGTGCCGCAATCCTGCTAGGTTCGCTTCTGATTGGCGCCAGTTCAGCTCTCGCGGAAACCGTTCTTCATCGCGGTAATGCCGGGGAACCACAAACCCTCGATCAGGCACAGACCTCGATCAACATCGAAGCTTTCATTCTGAAAGACCTTTACGAAGGTCTGACCATTTATGATGCCGCCGGTAAGATCGTTCCCGGTGCAGCCGAAAGCTGGACGCTGTCTGACGACGGCACCGTATACACATTCAAAATTCGCGCCGATGCCAAGTGGTCGGACGGTTCGCCTGTTACCGCCGAAGACTTCGTATTCTCCTTCAAGCGTGTCGAAGACCCGAAGACCGCCGCGAAATACGCCAATATTCTTTACCCCATCAAGAATGCCGAAAAGCTCAACAAGGGCGAAGGCAAGCTAGATGATCTCGGCATAAAGGCCGTCGACGAAAAGACGCTGGAAATCACGCTCGAGCGCCCGACCCCATTCTTTCTGGAGCTGCTCGCACACCAGACAGCGCTCCCTGTTTCCAAAGCAAGCGTCGAGAAGAACGGTGCTGACTTCGTCAAGCCCGGCGTCATGGTTTCTAACGGTGCCTATACGTTGCAGTCCCATGTTCCCAACGACAGCCTGATTGTCGTCAAGAACCCTAACCACTGGGATGCCGCCAACACCAAGATCGATAAGGTGATCTTCTACCCAATCGATGACCAGGCTGCATCCGTTCGTCGCTTTGAAGCCAAAGAAATGGACCTTGCGTTCAACTTCTCCGCAGACCAGCTGGAGCGTTTGAAGAAGTCTTATGGTGAGCAGGTTCACGTCTCTCCGACGCTTGCGACCTATTATTACACCTTCGACACCCGCGAAGCGCCTTATAGCGACGTTCGCGTTCGCCGGGCTCTCTCCATGTCGGTAGACCGCGACTTCCTGGCTAAGGAAATCTACAGCGGCTCGCAGGTGCCTGCTTACTCCATGGTTCCGCCCGGCATGGACAGCTATGGCGAACCGGCAAAGGCCGATTTCGCCTCAATGTCGCAGCTAGATCGTGAAGACGAAGCGCTCAAGCTGATGAAGGAAGCCGGTTACGGTGAAGGCGCTAAGCCCCTGTCCATCGAAATCCGCTACAACACCAACCCTAACCATGAGCGTGTCGCCACCGCCATTGCGGACATGTGGAAAACCACGTTCGGCGCGAATGTTTCGCTGGTGAATCTCGATGTCGCCTCGCACTACGGTTACCTGCAGGAAGGCGGCAAGTACAATGTCGCGCGCGCTGGCTGGGTTGCTGACTATGCTGATGCCGAAAACTTCCTTAACCTTTCTGTCTCGTCCAACACGACGTTCAACTATTCGAAGTTCAACAATGCTGAATTCGATGCGCTGATGAAGAAGTCTTATGATGAGAAAGACCCTGCTGCGCGTTCCAAGCTGCTGCATGATGCTGAAGCCATCCTGATGAAGGAGCAGCCGGTTGCGCCGCTGCTAACGCAGGCCGATCTCTGGCTGGTATCCAACCGCGTTAAGGGTTGGGAAGACAATGCGGCCAACGAACACCTCAGCCGCTTCCTGAGCGTTTCCGAATAA
- the oppB gene encoding oligopeptide ABC transporter permease OppB translates to MISFVLRRLASAVPTLFIVVTISFFLMRFAPGGPFNLERPLPPQTMENLMRTYHLDEPLWRQYLIYMKNAVTGDFGPSYIYKDNTVAQLIGKGLPYSLELGFYALLLALIGGVLAGTFAALRQNSLFDFSLMSVSTVGVTVPNFVVAPVLTLVFAVLLGLLPAGSWGDGSLRYLLLPMIALALPQLAVIARLTRGSMIEALRMDHIRTAKAYGLPSRTVVIVHAMRAAMLPVVSYLAPCAAALLTGSAVIETIFTIPGVGRYFVLGAINRDYTLVMGTVVLIALFVIVFNLVVDILYGLLDPRVRHD, encoded by the coding sequence ATGATCTCTTTCGTCCTGCGCCGTTTGGCGAGCGCCGTGCCGACGTTGTTTATCGTCGTCACGATTTCTTTTTTTCTGATGCGATTTGCACCCGGCGGTCCGTTCAACCTTGAACGTCCGCTGCCCCCGCAGACCATGGAAAACCTGATGAGAACCTATCATCTGGATGAACCCTTGTGGCGTCAGTATCTGATCTACATGAAAAACGCCGTCACCGGCGACTTCGGCCCCAGTTACATTTACAAAGACAACACCGTTGCCCAGCTGATTGGCAAGGGTCTGCCCTATTCGCTTGAGCTTGGTTTCTACGCGTTACTGCTGGCTTTGATCGGCGGCGTCTTGGCTGGTACGTTTGCGGCATTGCGGCAGAACAGCCTGTTCGACTTTTCTCTGATGTCTGTGTCGACAGTCGGCGTTACCGTTCCGAACTTCGTCGTGGCACCCGTGCTGACGCTGGTTTTTGCGGTTCTGCTGGGTCTTTTGCCCGCCGGAAGCTGGGGTGACGGTTCTCTGCGCTATCTGCTGTTGCCGATGATTGCGCTGGCTTTGCCACAGCTTGCGGTCATTGCGCGTCTCACGCGCGGCTCGATGATCGAAGCCCTGCGCATGGACCATATTCGTACGGCAAAAGCTTATGGGCTTCCCAGCCGCACCGTCGTCATCGTCCACGCCATGCGCGCGGCCATGCTGCCGGTCGTATCCTATCTCGCCCCTTGCGCGGCGGCTTTGCTGACTGGTTCTGCCGTCATCGAAACGATCTTCACCATTCCCGGTGTCGGTCGCTACTTCGTGCTGGGTGCCATCAATCGTGACTATACGCTTGTCATGGGAACCGTCGTTCTCATCGCGCTCTTCGTCATTGTTTTCAATCTGGTGGTCGATATTCTGTACGGCCTTCTTGATCCGAGGGTCAGACATGACTGA
- a CDS encoding ABC transporter permease gives MTDIPGITAVSPSVKSRSLFQLATMRFRRNKAAMAGSVMLVLITLFSFLGPHFLTHTYDQVFSSYVSVAPSLDARPDADSLQGVMEGVAGRARVDLKEFAVEGQKFTATVTSSSQIDPRTTRYFDRANEFENTKVVATEDDGRTLKIEGDVNREYFFFGTDSNGRDLLVRVMLGGQISIAVGVLASLVSLGIGVVYGATAGYIGGRVDNAMMRFVEILYSLPFVFLVVVLVVFFGRSFILIFLVIGAVEWLDMARIVRGQTLALKRREFVGAAQALGLTDWQIIRRHIIPNTIGTVVVFVTVVVPKVILLESFLSFLGLGVQAPLTSWGALISEGASNMQSAPWLLIFPATFFVLTLFSLNFVGDGLRDALDPKDR, from the coding sequence ATGACTGATATCCCCGGCATAACAGCCGTTTCTCCTTCGGTGAAAAGCCGAAGCCTCTTCCAGCTCGCGACTATGCGCTTCCGCCGCAACAAGGCGGCCATGGCCGGTTCGGTCATGCTGGTTTTGATCACGCTGTTCTCGTTTCTGGGGCCGCATTTCCTCACGCACACCTATGATCAGGTGTTTTCGTCCTATGTTTCCGTTGCGCCTAGCCTGGATGCCCGGCCCGATGCAGATAGTCTTCAGGGTGTGATGGAAGGTGTTGCCGGTCGTGCACGCGTCGATCTCAAGGAGTTTGCGGTCGAAGGCCAGAAATTTACGGCAACCGTCACGTCGTCCAGCCAGATCGACCCGCGCACGACACGCTATTTCGACCGTGCCAACGAGTTCGAAAACACCAAGGTCGTCGCCACCGAAGACGATGGTCGCACGCTGAAAATCGAAGGCGATGTGAACCGCGAATATTTCTTCTTCGGCACCGATAGCAATGGTCGCGATCTTCTCGTTCGCGTCATGCTCGGCGGGCAGATATCGATTGCGGTCGGCGTTCTCGCCAGTCTCGTATCGCTCGGTATCGGCGTCGTTTATGGCGCGACTGCCGGTTATATTGGTGGTCGTGTCGACAATGCGATGATGCGTTTTGTCGAGATCCTTTATTCGCTGCCCTTCGTGTTTCTCGTCGTCGTGCTCGTGGTGTTCTTCGGGCGAAGTTTCATTCTCATCTTCCTCGTCATAGGCGCGGTGGAATGGCTGGATATGGCGCGCATCGTGCGCGGACAGACGTTGGCACTGAAGCGACGCGAGTTCGTGGGTGCCGCACAGGCGCTGGGCCTGACTGATTGGCAGATTATCCGCCGTCACATCATTCCCAACACCATCGGCACCGTCGTCGTGTTCGTGACCGTCGTGGTACCGAAGGTCATCCTCCTGGAAAGCTTCCTGTCCTTCCTGGGCCTTGGCGTTCAGGCGCCATTGACCAGCTGGGGTGCGCTGATTTCCGAAGGTGCCAGCAATATGCAGTCGGCTCCATGGCTGCTGATATTCCCGGCGACTTTCTTCGTGCTAACGCTGTTTTCTTTGAACTTTGTGGGTGACGGGTTGCGTGACGCGCTCGATCCCAAGGATCGTTGA